ACCGCAATAACGAAAGCAAAATAGGAACCAGCCAGGCTACACCGGCTACCAGCAATAGCGGATAATAATCAAAATGAAAAGAGAGACTAAGTAGCATGAATAGATTTTGTGAAATTTTCCTTCTGTTGTGGGTAAAGATACAAAAAGAAAGATTACCCTACCGGTCTTTAGCCCGTTCGCTGCCTTCCAAAGCAAACATCTTATCACGAAGAGAAGCCAACACGCCAAATGTTGCTTTCTCAAAACCTTTTGTCTCCAGTTCGGTTAATCTGTTTTCCGGGATTTCTTCCGGAAAATATTTTCTCAGAAAACCGGTCAACGGTTTTACATCATTTCCCGATCCCTGATAATGCTGTTTCAAGAACTGCAAAATTCGCAAACCATCCACTTTGTTTTGGCAGGCCTTCACAAAATTTTTCCGGCTTTTAAAATTTTTACGCAAAGGACTCCAAAGCGCTTCTGTTTTAAAAAGCTGTTTTAAAAAAGTATCCATGGGCGTAGCAAGGTCTTTTTCAAACAGCGCCGGAAACAAAGCATACGTTTGTTCTACCTGATCAAACAATTCTGACGGATAAAACGGATAAGAATCCCAGTGTCCTGACCGTCCTTTTATCAAAGCCGGACCGGTACCAAAATTTACCCGATCGGAAAAACGGGCAGAAGGATAAGCCGTAGTGGGAGCCCAATAACCAAGAGGACCGTTTTTCACCAGTTTTTGTAAGAAATAAAAATCTTCCCCGCTTTGCACGGGGGTCAATCCGGACACTTTCCGGTAGGCCCAAACCGGAAAAGCCATAGCAGACCCCAGTGCCGTAAAACGATACGGATTTTTAATCCGAATCATATTCAGCGCATAATAACGCATGTACAACTCGTAACGCAGCAAAAGCCGGTCGTGCCATTCGTCTCCGGTTAACCGGTGATAATAAGGAAGGCTCAGCCCTACGTCACACGGATGATCCTGAAAATAACGGATAATTGCGGACAGATACTCCGGCGGATATTCCGTATCGGCATCCATGCTTACAATAATGTCCGTATCCTTTGCTTTTGCAGCAATTTGGTCCATGGCCATTTTACGGGCAAAGCCCACGCCGCCTTTTCGCGGAGGCCAACCTTTTCCGGGTGATGTCCGGTCGATCACTTCTACCGGGAAAGGAAACTTTTGTTGTAATAAACGAAGGCTCTTTCGGTTGTCTTCGCAAAGTTTTTTCCGTTCCGGATCATTCCAATCGTTGTCATACTGATTTACACAAACCGTAAGTGAAAAATCCTGAAATGTTTGATTCTGAATAGAAGAAAGAAACCGCGGGAGGGAATATGACTCATTCAGCACGGGCAAAGCAATATAAATCCGCGATTGTACCATGAAAATCAAATAAAATTTCTGAAAACGGTCAGGGAAAAATCAAAAAAACAGAAGCATCCCCTCACAAGAAGAGCATACAGATCATCCGGGGTGTTCCACCCATTTTCCGTTTTTCGATTCTCCCAATATTACCACTTCTTTGGTTTTGGAATAATCTTTAATGGCTTTAAGCATCTCTTCGCGGGTATTCCTGACAATTTTAATTCCGTTTTTAGCTCCTTTGTTGCGTACTTCAATATAGAATCCGTCTCTCAGCTTTTTTGGTCTTGTTGGCGGTCTTCCCATTTATTTTAAATTTTCAAAAGTTATTAAAAGAACAGCCGTTCAATAACAGCAAATTTTGTTTCTGAACAAATATACATCTTTTTGTTGAATCTTTTTGAAAAAGAGCGGATTTGTTTCTTAAAAAATTGTAAAAGCCGGCTTTCCGGAATCATTAAAAAAGTGATTTATCAGGCCCCAAAAGACACCGGAACATAAAACATATAACCGCCCTGGTTTTGCAGCCTGCCCAAAACAACAAAAGCCTGCGAACCACAGGCTTTTGTAACTAAATATTGATCTCTTTTTTAGGTTGTGATCCAGACAGCCACCTAAACAGATTAAGAATATCTTTGTAAGGAAAAAATTAATTCTTAATTTTGTTGAGAACCCTTTAAACAGTTAAAAAATGACAAAGCAAATACTAATGTTTTTTCTGCTGATATTTTCTGGCAGGTTATTAGCCCAAGATACGTTAGTAGACATGAGCGGCCACAAAATTCCGGTTTTCATTGTAAAAATGACCGACACACAGATTACTTACACTGTTCCAGGCGATTCTTCCCATACCGAAACCACCTGCGCATTGAAATACCTGAAAGCAGTCATTCGCGATCAGTCAGCTGAAAGAGCAGCTCCTTTCCGCAAAGCGAATACCATTATCATAGAAACCCGTCAAACCGACAGTACCAATTTTCATGATTTTCAGCGGCAATTGCTTAAGAAGGATTATTTTGTAGCAAAGGCAAACCCGCAATTACTTACCCTGGTTACTGCCGAACATGCGTTGAAAAAACATCCCGGATGGTCATATACTTATTTTTTTCGTATTATTTTTCAGGACGGTAAGATCATTATTAAACCGTATATGAAAGGAAATATTTCACTGATTTTAGGTAGCGTAAAAACCGAGAATCAAGCTTTCCGGTGGCATTATGCCAGTGTCCATAGCAACATCCAGTATATGATATGGAAAGACATTATGGATTTAGTAAGCGATTACCCGCATACGGGCGTGATGTATGCACAGCGGTAATCAGAATTTCACCAAATATTCTTACTGTAAATCAATACCGTATTCACTTTTCAACCATCACCAAATTTCATCGTATTAAACATACAATCAGTTCGCCTAGCACTTTGGTAAGATTGCATAGCGGCTAACAAAACAGTTCTTTTTATTTTCTTAAAAACAACAAAAGCCTGCGAACCACAGGCTTTTGTAACTAAATATTGATCTCTTTTTTAGGTTGTGATCCAGGCGGGATTCGAACCCACGACCCGCAGCTTAGAAGGCTGCTGCTCTATCCAACTGAGCTACTGGACCATCTGCATAAAGAAAGTCCGTTTATCATCCCCCACAATTTCCACAATCAAACGAATCTCTCATTTTTCAGGCTGCAAAAATAGAAAATATTTTTGCCCGCCCATCTAAAAAGTATTTTTTGTGAAAATTTTGGTTCGAATACGAACATTTATTCTCATTTTTAAGAACACAAATAAGGCCAAAGAATAAAAGTCAGGATTCTATGGCCTTATTACTTCCGACAAAATCGGACAAGGTTATTCTATTTTCATTACAAACGGAAGGCGGGCTTGTATTCCTTTCATCCGGCTCCACATTTTAATTTCTGACAGATAGGGCTCAAATGCCTGCAACTGTTCATCCACCAGGCGTGCCTGAGCCTTTCCGCTCAATTCATTCATTAACTCTTCAAAAAAGGCTTTGCGTTTGGGATATTCTGTAATCCGGTAATTTTTCAGTTTAGCTTTTTTAGCGGCATATGCAATAGCATCCTGCATTCCGCCCAAACTATCCACCAATCCCAGTTTCAATGCTTCGCTACCCGACCATACCCGGCCACGGGCAATACTGTCTACATACTTTTTATTTAAATGACGGCTTTGTGCTACCAGCGAAACAAACTGATGATAAACCCGTGTAATTCCGTCGTTGAGCCGCTGTTTCTGTAATGGATTTAACGGAGCCATCACGTCCACAAAATCGGCATTTTTATTGGTCATCACCTTATCGAAAGTAATCCCCAGCTTTTTATTCATAAACTTTTGAAGATCAGGAATAATGCCAAAAACCCCGATGGAACCGGTAATCGTTACCGGCTGCGCAAAAATAAAGTTCGCATCGGTAGAAATCCAGTAACCGCCACTGGCCGCCACATCTCCCATAGAAACAATAAAAGGTTTGGATTTTGCGGCCAACTCTACTTCGCGGCGAATCACATCCGAGGCCAGCACATCACCACCGGGCGAATTCACCCGCATAACAATGGCTTTAACGTGTTTATTGGTACGGGCTTCGCGAATGGCTTTTGCCAGCGTTACCGAGCCAATACTGGTTTCGTCTTTACTTTCTCCCTGGTTAATTTCTCCCAAAGCATAAATGACAGCTATACGATCACGCGAGATTTTTTCCGTTTTCTTTTTCAACTCTACCCGGTCATATTTGTCAAAAGCCATGTAATACGGTTTGGTTCCCACCCGTTTTTTCAATGAGTCCATCACCATATCGCGATAAGCAATCCCATCCACAAAATGATATTTCAAAGCCTGTTGCGCATCAAAAAGGCTCAGGCTGTCTGCCAGCCGGTTCATCTCATCCACAGAAATTCCGCGGTTTTCGTGCAAAACCGTTAATATTTTCCCCCAAATATTGCCCAGCAAATCCTGCATTTGCTGACGGTTGGCTTTACTCATTTTATCCAGCAACAACGGCTCTACTGCACTTTTATATTTGTTGTTCGGCCCACGAATCACCTGGGCTTTAATCTCCAGTTTATCCAGTAAGTTTTTCAAAAACATGATCTGGGCATGCAGCCCTTTAAAAAGTACCAATCCCTGCGGATTCAGGTAAATTTTATCCGAAAGGCTTGCCAGGTAATACGCTTTTTGATCGTAATTGTTGGCATAACTTACAATAAATTTCCCCGTTTTTTTAAAATCTTTCAGTTTATTGTAAATTTCTTCTGTAGTTGCCATTCCGGCCGGAATAGTTTCCATATCCAGAAAAATGCCATCCACATGCGGATCTTTGGCTGCTTTGTCAATATCTTTCAGGATATCATTCAAACCGAGTGTCCGGTGTGGTTTCAGGGTGGCAAAATCAAAATTTTCAAAAGGATTTTCTGGCGTTCTGTCCAGAATAGGTCCTTTCCAGGTAATGTGCAAAACCGTATGCGGCTTGGCTTTTACGGTTTCTTTCTGCGCCATGCTGGAGATGGAAGCCACCATACCGGCGAAAAGCAATAAAATTAAAATAAGGGTTAACAGTGTGCCTGCAAAAGAGGCAAACATGAATTTGAAGAACTGTTTCATAATGTTCGGATTATTTTACGATTTCGAAAGACAATATTAACAATAAAGTGTGTAAAATTTAACAAATCGGCCGGAAAACTTTCAAAAAAAGTTTTCACCTTTTTCAAGTAAAAAAATCCGGTTGGTCCGTAACGTTGCTTATGAAACATTCTATACGCTATCTTCTTGTTTTATTGCTCTTTATCTTGAGCAAAGGAGGTGCTTTCCCGGAAGAAAGCGGCAAGCCGGTTCATCATGTATCATTAACTTCTCCCCAAACAACTACGCTTTTGATACCGGTAAAACAAAACCATTTTGTGGTTTTTTCACCTGCGGAATATGTTTTTTTCCGGGAAAAAAGAAAAAAAACAAGCCCGTTACCCAAAAACATCCGGATTCCGGTTTCGATTATGGGACATGGAAAGTTAAAAGCATCAGCCCTGGCAGCCTTTCTGCACCAAAACAACCCGGATATTCCTTTGTGGGAAGCAAAAAAAATTGCCCGTATTTATATTGAAGAAGCCCGTGCCGAAGGAGTTAATTACGATGTTGCCTTTTCGCAGATGTGTCTCGAAACCGGTTTTCTGCGCTATGGAGGAACCGTTTTACCCGGTCAAAATAATTTTTGCGGACTCGGCGTGCTTAACCAGAAAACGCGCGGCGTAACTTTTCAGGATCTCCGGTTAGGAATCCGTGCCCACATCCAGCATCTGAAAGCCTACGCATCCAACAAAAAATTAAATCAGAAACTTGTTGATCCCCGGTTCCGGTTTGTGGCAAGAGGAAGTATTCAAAACATCAATCAACTTTCCGGACACTGGGCCTCCGACAAACATTACGGAAAAAAAATCCGGTATCTTCTCACCCGGCTTTATCGCGAAAGCGTGTAAACAAAAACAGATGCTAATGTTTGTATTTCAGTAAAAAGAAGCTTTCGTTCATCACAATGTACAAACCATAAGAGTAATCCAGCTCATGCGACATCAGATCGTAGTAACTTTCAAAACGCGCTTCCAGTTTTATACTATGGTAAATGGTTTTATGAAAACTGATCTTGCTGGTGAGTAATTCCCGTTTTTCCTGCGAAAAAGCCGGATCAATTTCTGAAACCGACTGAAAAAGATACTCACCGTGAGGCGAAATAAAACGCTTGGCATACCAATACCCGGTCATTATTTTCAACGGGCCATAACGAAACGAAAGTTTGGTATAACTACCCCAGCCATCGTTAAAAGGCTGTCCGTTAATTTCATTTGGGTCCGGCAAATTTAACCCGGCATAGTATAAAATTTCCGGCTCAAATGCCAACGAAATTTTCGGATTAAAACGATACTGTAATTGCACACCGGCAAGGGTATTCATAATGGTAGAAACCGGCTTATGAGGCGGTGGTGCCAATTGTCCGCCCTTGTGGGCAAACACCACTTGCACCGGTATGGAAAAGCCCCAGCCCTTGCGGGGATTGTTAAAAGTAAAAACCGTACTGCTCCCCACCATCAGATGTTCCTGAAGCGTATCGCCTACCTGAATAAAATGTTCCCAGCTCAACCACAAGTCTGACCAAACATGCGAAGTATGCAACAAAAACTGAAATCCGTATTCAATATGAT
The sequence above is drawn from the Candidatus Sulfidibacterium hydrothermale genome and encodes:
- the sppA gene encoding signal peptide peptidase SppA → MKQFFKFMFASFAGTLLTLILILLLFAGMVASISSMAQKETVKAKPHTVLHITWKGPILDRTPENPFENFDFATLKPHRTLGLNDILKDIDKAAKDPHVDGIFLDMETIPAGMATTEEIYNKLKDFKKTGKFIVSYANNYDQKAYYLASLSDKIYLNPQGLVLFKGLHAQIMFLKNLLDKLEIKAQVIRGPNNKYKSAVEPLLLDKMSKANRQQMQDLLGNIWGKILTVLHENRGISVDEMNRLADSLSLFDAQQALKYHFVDGIAYRDMVMDSLKKRVGTKPYYMAFDKYDRVELKKKTEKISRDRIAVIYALGEINQGESKDETSIGSVTLAKAIREARTNKHVKAIVMRVNSPGGDVLASDVIRREVELAAKSKPFIVSMGDVAASGGYWISTDANFIFAQPVTITGSIGVFGIIPDLQKFMNKKLGITFDKVMTNKNADFVDVMAPLNPLQKQRLNDGITRVYHQFVSLVAQSRHLNKKYVDSIARGRVWSGSEALKLGLVDSLGGMQDAIAYAAKKAKLKNYRITEYPKRKAFFEELMNELSGKAQARLVDEQLQAFEPYLSEIKMWSRMKGIQARLPFVMKIE
- a CDS encoding glycosyltransferase family 2 protein: MVQSRIYIALPVLNESYSLPRFLSSIQNQTFQDFSLTVCVNQYDNDWNDPERKKLCEDNRKSLRLLQQKFPFPVEVIDRTSPGKGWPPRKGGVGFARKMAMDQIAAKAKDTDIIVSMDADTEYPPEYLSAIIRYFQDHPCDVGLSLPYYHRLTGDEWHDRLLLRYELYMRYYALNMIRIKNPYRFTALGSAMAFPVWAYRKVSGLTPVQSGEDFYFLQKLVKNGPLGYWAPTTAYPSARFSDRVNFGTGPALIKGRSGHWDSYPFYPSELFDQVEQTYALFPALFEKDLATPMDTFLKQLFKTEALWSPLRKNFKSRKNFVKACQNKVDGLRILQFLKQHYQGSGNDVKPLTGFLRKYFPEEIPENRLTELETKGFEKATFGVLASLRDKMFALEGSERAKDR
- a CDS encoding glucosaminidase domain-containing protein encodes the protein MKHSIRYLLVLLLFILSKGGAFPEESGKPVHHVSLTSPQTTTLLIPVKQNHFVVFSPAEYVFFREKRKKTSPLPKNIRIPVSIMGHGKLKASALAAFLHQNNPDIPLWEAKKIARIYIEEARAEGVNYDVAFSQMCLETGFLRYGGTVLPGQNNFCGLGVLNQKTRGVTFQDLRLGIRAHIQHLKAYASNKKLNQKLVDPRFRFVARGSIQNINQLSGHWASDKHYGKKIRYLLTRLYRESV